In Pseudovibrio brasiliensis, the following are encoded in one genomic region:
- a CDS encoding D-alanyl-D-alanine carboxypeptidase family protein, giving the protein MQVGWKKCKQHRSQDNYKRWISLINWRALAVAVLASCSTLALPAAQAVEIKAKAATLYDFTNKSLVFSKNSQVLMAPANLTKLMTAVTVQQAIHAGDITPQTMFKVSEHAWRTGGAPARVTTMFARLNSSVPVNDLMYGLIVHSANDAAIILAEGLAGSEENFAREMNKLAKSIGMENSNFTNPTGFPDEHHKTTLEDLTILAAYVLEHEPELHSVYAMDRFTWNKITQRNKNPLIRDIEGLDGFGAGFSEREGFAALGTLDSNGHRYVAAIAASPTLQDRVQDMKTLLLPTFSGLKLQQFFRKGELVSDAQVYGGKKTTVSLKTNDAVATLINPNEKDKYKLRVVYNGPIPAPIEKGMEVGELQVLSKNDVIYRATLVTGEDVAIGDLQGRAWDALGEFFYQLF; this is encoded by the coding sequence GTGCAAGTTGGGTGGAAGAAGTGCAAACAGCATAGATCTCAAGACAACTACAAGCGCTGGATCTCTCTTATCAACTGGAGAGCATTAGCTGTCGCTGTATTGGCTTCCTGCAGCACACTCGCCCTCCCAGCAGCTCAGGCTGTAGAAATCAAAGCCAAAGCTGCAACACTCTACGATTTCACAAATAAGTCGCTCGTCTTCTCCAAAAACTCGCAGGTTCTGATGGCCCCGGCCAACCTGACAAAACTGATGACTGCCGTGACCGTTCAGCAGGCCATCCATGCTGGTGACATCACACCACAAACCATGTTCAAAGTCAGTGAACATGCCTGGCGCACCGGCGGTGCACCAGCACGTGTCACAACAATGTTTGCGCGCCTGAACTCATCTGTGCCTGTCAATGATCTGATGTATGGCCTGATCGTACACAGCGCAAACGATGCTGCAATCATTTTGGCTGAAGGGCTCGCTGGTAGCGAAGAAAACTTTGCCCGGGAAATGAACAAGCTGGCCAAGTCCATTGGTATGGAGAACTCAAACTTCACCAATCCAACAGGCTTTCCCGATGAGCATCACAAAACCACACTCGAAGACCTGACTATTCTCGCCGCCTACGTTCTGGAGCATGAGCCGGAGCTGCATTCCGTCTATGCCATGGATCGCTTCACCTGGAACAAGATCACGCAGCGCAACAAAAACCCGCTCATACGTGATATCGAAGGACTTGATGGATTTGGTGCCGGGTTCTCTGAGAGAGAGGGCTTCGCAGCGCTCGGAACGCTAGACAGCAACGGTCACCGCTATGTTGCAGCAATTGCAGCCTCTCCAACGCTTCAGGATCGTGTTCAGGACATGAAAACCCTGTTGCTGCCCACGTTTTCCGGCCTGAAGCTGCAACAGTTCTTTCGCAAAGGCGAACTTGTTAGCGATGCGCAAGTCTACGGTGGCAAGAAAACAACCGTATCTTTGAAGACAAATGACGCTGTCGCCACGCTCATCAACCCGAATGAGAAAGACAAGTATAAGCTGCGTGTTGTCTACAATGGCCCCATTCCAGCACCTATTGAAAAAGGAATGGAAGTGGGAGAACTGCAAGTTCTTTCCAAAAATGACGTGATTTATCGGGCAACACTGGTTACAGGAGAAGATGTAGCCATTGGAGACCTTCAGGGCCGCGCTTGGGATGCCCTTGGAGAGTTCTTCTACCAGTTGTTTTAG
- a CDS encoding septal ring lytic transglycosylase RlpA family protein, with amino-acid sequence MTSLLNWGYSVKAPAPETIKRVATSISVVALCAGIAACGGGTDKVKFSEKKYGVAASPRVVKGSKPVPKGGGRAVVGKPYKVAGKWYYPKRDDNYKKTGKASWYGPTFHGRKTANGEIFDRNALTAAHPTMPLPSYAKVTNLQNGKSMVVRVNDRGPFHDNRIIDLSERVAGMLGTKSSGVAKVRVEYVGRAPLHGRDEKKLLASYSGNGGNWNGGSSAPRTMFAFANPVNRISGPAPMPKSRPYDTPILAAQNVLAFNANQLDPAVVYERNLSTTQVASISSFKNRINSALSTSANPNAPKPAIAAQPVSTSFGTSLLPPPSSGVYKTPTSTAPTFQTGNAVSSFASEQRLNSAHDAFKSVSGGSGLKALLLSRTGQNH; translated from the coding sequence ATCTGTGGTTGCCCTGTGCGCAGGCATTGCAGCCTGCGGTGGCGGCACGGATAAAGTGAAGTTCAGTGAAAAGAAATACGGCGTAGCTGCAAGTCCTCGTGTGGTGAAAGGCTCTAAGCCTGTTCCCAAAGGAGGAGGGCGCGCTGTTGTTGGCAAACCGTATAAAGTGGCCGGCAAGTGGTACTATCCCAAAAGGGACGACAACTACAAGAAAACCGGTAAGGCATCATGGTATGGCCCAACCTTCCATGGCCGTAAAACCGCTAACGGCGAAATCTTCGATCGTAACGCGCTGACTGCAGCGCATCCAACCATGCCACTACCAAGCTATGCCAAGGTGACAAACCTTCAAAATGGCAAGTCCATGGTTGTGCGCGTGAATGACCGTGGTCCATTCCATGACAATCGCATCATCGACTTGTCAGAACGCGTCGCTGGTATGCTCGGCACCAAATCCAGCGGCGTTGCAAAGGTTCGCGTAGAATACGTTGGTCGTGCACCACTCCATGGGCGAGATGAGAAAAAGCTTCTGGCTTCTTATTCCGGCAATGGTGGCAACTGGAACGGCGGCAGCTCTGCACCGCGCACCATGTTCGCCTTTGCAAATCCTGTGAACCGTATCTCTGGCCCGGCACCAATGCCAAAAAGCAGGCCATACGACACGCCTATTCTGGCAGCACAGAATGTTCTGGCGTTCAATGCCAACCAGCTTGATCCGGCAGTAGTTTACGAGCGTAACCTGAGCACAACACAAGTTGCGTCCATCAGTAGTTTCAAAAACAGGATCAACAGCGCATTGTCCACCAGCGCAAATCCAAACGCTCCGAAACCAGCCATTGCAGCACAGCCCGTTTCGACCTCCTTTGGAACGTCTCTGCTGCCACCACCAAGCTCTGGGGTCTACAAAACACCTACAAGCACTGCGCCAACCTTCCAGACTGGCAATGCAGTTTCTTCGTTCGCATCAGAGCAAAGACTCAACAGTGCGCATGATGCATTCAAGTCTGTTTCAGGCGGATCAGGTCTGAAAGCGCTACTGCTATCTCGTACTGGTCAAAATCACTAA
- a CDS encoding DNA polymerase III subunit delta', with the protein MAKAPIIEEVPEFDEVDGLPLPREQTRLYGHELAETELLDAYRSQRFHHAWILGGPKGIGKATLAFRFARFILEHPDRFSTPVMAANSLYVPPESHSAQMVAAGSHADLLHLRRPWDLKGKRFKRDLPVDEVRRTTGFFGSTAAGGNWRICIVDSADDMNQSAANALLKTLEEPPRQSLFILLSHNPGRLLPTIRSRCRKLTMRKLEEPMIEHALTEMGCGPSGNTEALHTLADGSLRQAVLAANGGALDIAQEFTGLVETITNLDMIRAHGFADKIAARGAEDAWNTFLELARTFLSNQLRKDASTKPDALVRWADLWEKVGRAASTADALNLDRKQVVLTFLVDLRKASSG; encoded by the coding sequence ATGGCCAAAGCTCCCATAATCGAAGAAGTCCCTGAGTTTGACGAGGTCGACGGCCTGCCGCTCCCACGCGAGCAAACACGTCTTTACGGCCATGAACTGGCTGAAACTGAACTGCTTGATGCCTATAGATCGCAGCGGTTTCATCATGCCTGGATTCTCGGAGGCCCAAAAGGCATCGGCAAGGCCACGCTCGCATTTCGTTTTGCCCGCTTCATCCTTGAACATCCTGATCGCTTTTCAACACCTGTCATGGCAGCCAACAGCCTTTACGTTCCACCGGAAAGCCATAGCGCGCAAATGGTTGCCGCAGGTTCTCATGCAGACCTTCTGCATCTGCGCCGCCCATGGGACCTGAAAGGCAAACGCTTTAAGCGAGATCTTCCAGTCGACGAAGTGCGTAGGACTACAGGTTTCTTTGGCTCTACCGCAGCAGGTGGGAACTGGCGCATCTGTATTGTTGATTCTGCCGATGATATGAACCAGTCTGCAGCCAACGCGCTTCTCAAAACTCTTGAAGAACCTCCAAGACAGTCCCTGTTTATTCTGCTCTCCCACAATCCGGGTCGGTTGCTGCCAACAATCCGATCCAGATGCCGCAAACTCACCATGCGCAAACTGGAAGAGCCAATGATTGAGCATGCCCTTACAGAAATGGGATGCGGTCCATCAGGGAACACAGAAGCCCTTCACACGCTGGCCGATGGGAGCCTTCGTCAGGCAGTACTGGCCGCAAACGGCGGCGCACTGGATATCGCGCAGGAGTTCACCGGGCTAGTTGAAACCATCACAAATCTGGACATGATCCGTGCGCATGGCTTCGCAGATAAGATTGCGGCACGCGGTGCAGAAGATGCCTGGAACACATTTTTGGAGCTTGCGCGTACATTCTTGAGCAATCAACTGCGTAAAGATGCAAGCACAAAGCCGGATGCGCTTGTCAGGTGGGCTGACTTGTGGGAAAAGGTTGGCCGCGCTGCTTCAACGGCAGATGCTTTAAACCTCGATCGGAAGCAAGTTGTGTTGACTTTCCTCGTTGACCTGCGGAAAGCAAGCTCTGGCTGA
- the tmk gene encoding dTMP kinase has translation MSGIFISFEGGEGAGKSTQIQRLRDKLASKGIEAVTTREPGGSQGAELVREVLLSGAAKDYGVTAEAVLFAAARADHIDTLIKPALEDGKWVLCDRFADSSRVYQGESGVPTPTVEALQQVAIAGHNPDMTLLINVTPEVGLARVSKRTAPVEFDGPDRFETDTLETHRRRQELFLEMARNEPNRIVVIDGDQPQDKVTEDIWQAVQDRFAEQIQQETGKPDVNREG, from the coding sequence TTGTCGGGTATTTTTATCAGTTTTGAAGGCGGTGAAGGCGCCGGTAAGTCGACTCAAATCCAGCGCTTGCGCGACAAACTCGCATCCAAAGGGATTGAAGCTGTCACCACACGCGAACCCGGTGGCTCACAAGGCGCTGAGTTGGTTCGTGAAGTTCTCCTGTCTGGTGCAGCAAAAGACTACGGCGTCACTGCCGAAGCCGTTCTGTTTGCAGCAGCCCGCGCTGACCACATCGACACACTCATCAAACCGGCGCTCGAGGATGGCAAATGGGTCCTTTGTGACCGCTTTGCAGATTCATCCCGCGTTTATCAGGGCGAATCTGGTGTTCCCACACCAACCGTAGAAGCTCTGCAGCAAGTCGCTATCGCAGGTCATAACCCGGATATGACATTGCTCATCAACGTGACGCCCGAAGTTGGCTTGGCGCGCGTCTCAAAGCGCACAGCTCCCGTTGAGTTTGATGGTCCGGATCGGTTTGAAACAGATACATTGGAAACTCACCGCCGCAGGCAAGAGCTGTTTCTGGAAATGGCCCGCAATGAGCCAAATCGTATTGTGGTGATTGACGGCGACCAGCCTCAGGATAAGGTAACCGAAGACATCTGGCAGGCGGTACAGGACCGCTTTGCTGAGCAGATCCAGCAGGAAACAGGCAAACCTGACGTAAACAGGGAAGGGTGA
- a CDS encoding TatD family hydrolase, whose amino-acid sequence MLVDSHCHLDFPDFAEERDQIIERAHEAGVKLMVTICTRVRKFEQIKEIAEAYDSVYCSVGTHPHQAGEETDVTAEELIELSKHPKVVAIGEAGLDYFYDNASPEDQEKVLRTHIKAARETQLPLVIHSRDADDDMMSILEEEMKVGAFPALLHCFSSGKELAMKGLELGLYVSFSGILTFKRSTELREIAAELPMDRLLVETDAPYLAPQPWRGKRNEPAYVAHTNKVLAEALGVSEEQMADATTQNFLRLFSKVPQPA is encoded by the coding sequence ATGTTAGTTGATAGTCATTGTCATCTGGATTTTCCAGATTTCGCAGAAGAACGCGACCAGATCATCGAACGCGCCCACGAAGCAGGCGTCAAGCTGATGGTCACCATCTGCACCCGCGTCCGCAAGTTTGAGCAGATCAAAGAGATCGCTGAAGCCTACGACAGCGTTTATTGCTCCGTTGGAACTCACCCGCATCAGGCAGGGGAAGAGACCGACGTGACCGCAGAAGAGCTGATCGAACTTTCAAAGCACCCCAAAGTGGTCGCAATCGGTGAAGCTGGTCTGGACTACTTCTACGATAACGCATCTCCAGAGGATCAGGAAAAGGTCCTGCGCACGCACATCAAAGCCGCACGCGAAACCCAACTGCCGCTGGTGATCCATAGCCGCGATGCTGACGACGATATGATGAGTATCTTGGAAGAAGAAATGAAAGTAGGAGCCTTCCCGGCACTTCTTCACTGCTTCTCCTCCGGCAAAGAGCTGGCAATGAAGGGGCTTGAGCTTGGCCTTTACGTGTCCTTCTCCGGCATTCTCACCTTCAAGCGCTCCACAGAGCTGCGTGAGATCGCAGCAGAACTGCCAATGGATCGCCTTCTTGTTGAAACAGATGCGCCGTATCTTGCCCCACAACCGTGGCGCGGCAAGCGCAATGAGCCAGCTTATGTGGCACACACCAACAAGGTACTGGCGGAAGCTCTCGGTGTTTCAGAAGAACAGATGGCTGACGCCACAACACAAAACTTCCTGCGCCTGTTTTCCAAGGTGCCACAGCCAGCGTGA
- a CDS encoding MBL fold metallo-hydrolase, with amino-acid sequence MTSNFKVTILGCGSSTGVPRIGGDWGVCDPNEPKNRRRRCALLVQRFSENGTTTIVVDTGPDLREQMLAANVTQVDAVLYTHAHADHLHGIDDLRFFALMQRAKVPVYMDEFTSKRVRSAFDYCFVTPPGSGYPPILSENRLTDGTPVTVDGAGGPITALPFLVHHGDIDALGFRFQDLAYTPDVNDIPESSFHALKGLDTWIIDALREKPHQSHFCVNDALEWIERMKPTNNILTNLHCDLDYQRLKSQLPDNVSPAFDGRAVEFPAHATV; translated from the coding sequence ATGACCAGTAATTTTAAGGTCACCATTCTGGGCTGCGGCTCATCGACCGGCGTGCCACGGATTGGCGGAGATTGGGGTGTCTGCGATCCCAATGAGCCCAAAAACCGTCGCCGTAGATGTGCACTGCTGGTCCAGAGGTTCTCCGAGAACGGTACCACCACCATCGTCGTCGACACAGGTCCAGACCTGCGCGAGCAGATGCTCGCTGCCAATGTCACACAGGTTGACGCCGTGCTGTACACCCATGCTCACGCAGACCACTTGCACGGCATTGACGATCTGCGCTTCTTTGCACTCATGCAACGCGCCAAAGTGCCTGTCTACATGGATGAGTTCACATCCAAGCGCGTCCGTTCCGCCTTTGACTATTGCTTCGTGACGCCACCGGGCTCCGGCTATCCGCCAATCTTGAGTGAGAACCGGCTGACTGATGGAACACCGGTTACCGTTGACGGAGCAGGGGGACCAATCACTGCTCTGCCATTTCTCGTTCATCATGGTGACATTGATGCCCTTGGCTTCCGCTTTCAGGATCTGGCTTACACGCCAGATGTCAACGACATCCCGGAAAGCAGCTTTCATGCATTGAAAGGGCTGGACACATGGATCATCGATGCACTGCGTGAAAAGCCGCACCAAAGCCACTTCTGCGTTAATGATGCGTTGGAGTGGATTGAGCGGATGAAACCGACAAACAACATCCTCACTAACTTGCACTGTGATCTGGATTATCAGCGCTTGAAGTCACAGTTGCCTGATAACGTTTCACCCGCTTTTGATGGCCGGGCAGTCGAATTTCCAGCACATGCGACGGTTTAA
- the metG gene encoding methionine--tRNA ligase: MTEKSPFYITTAISYPNGEPHIGHAYEAIATDVLARFQRLDGREVHFLTGTDVHGQKMLQTAVKEGMSPSDLADKNSKLFREMVEMLGCSNDDFIQTNEERHYKSCQAIWQKMADAGDIYKDSYAGWYSVRDEAYYQEGETEVREDGVRYGPQGTPVEWVEEESYFFRLSAYEDKLIELYEKNPDFIGPNARRNEVMSFVKGGLKDLSISRTTFDWGIPVPGDEKHVMYVWVDALTNYITALGYPDMDGDISKFWPANAHIIGKDIIRFHAVYWPAFLMSAGVPLPERVFAHGFLFNSGEKMSKSLGNVIAPRDLVETYGLDQIRYFFLREVPFGQDGNYNHEAMVNRINADLANDIGNLAQRSLSMIFKNCEGKLPVAGEFSADDKAILQQADEMLEKCRSFMAKQEIHHALACIWSTVGEANRYFASQEPWALKKTDPERMGTVLYTTAEIIRQVGILAQPVMPTSAGKLLDLLVLSDDERSFAELGEAGRLQSGRELPKPQGVFPRYVEPETAE, from the coding sequence ATGACAGAAAAATCGCCTTTCTATATTACAACGGCAATTTCCTACCCAAATGGTGAGCCGCATATCGGCCACGCCTATGAGGCAATTGCAACTGACGTGCTGGCCCGGTTCCAGAGACTGGATGGCCGTGAAGTACACTTCCTGACTGGTACTGACGTACACGGCCAGAAGATGCTTCAGACCGCCGTCAAGGAAGGCATGTCACCATCAGATCTTGCTGACAAGAACTCCAAGCTCTTCCGCGAAATGGTGGAGATGCTCGGCTGTTCCAACGATGATTTCATTCAGACCAATGAAGAGCGTCATTACAAATCCTGTCAGGCAATCTGGCAGAAAATGGCTGACGCTGGCGACATCTACAAAGACAGCTACGCCGGTTGGTACTCCGTTCGCGACGAAGCCTACTATCAGGAAGGCGAGACGGAAGTTCGTGAAGACGGTGTCCGCTATGGCCCTCAGGGTACACCTGTTGAATGGGTGGAAGAGGAAAGCTATTTCTTCCGTCTCTCAGCTTACGAAGACAAGCTGATTGAGCTTTACGAGAAGAATCCTGACTTTATCGGTCCAAACGCGCGTCGCAACGAAGTGATGAGCTTCGTAAAAGGCGGCCTGAAAGACCTCTCCATCTCCCGCACCACCTTCGATTGGGGCATCCCGGTTCCTGGTGATGAAAAGCACGTCATGTACGTTTGGGTCGATGCACTGACCAACTACATCACCGCGCTTGGCTATCCGGATATGGACGGCGATATCTCTAAGTTCTGGCCTGCAAACGCTCATATCATCGGCAAGGATATCATCCGCTTCCACGCCGTGTACTGGCCAGCATTCCTGATGTCTGCTGGTGTTCCATTGCCTGAGCGCGTGTTTGCACACGGCTTCCTCTTCAACTCCGGTGAGAAGATGTCCAAGTCTCTGGGCAATGTCATCGCACCGCGTGATCTAGTGGAAACCTACGGTCTGGATCAGATCCGCTACTTCTTCCTGCGTGAAGTTCCATTCGGTCAGGATGGCAACTACAACCACGAAGCAATGGTGAACCGCATCAATGCTGACCTTGCCAATGATATTGGCAATCTGGCGCAGCGTTCGCTCTCAATGATCTTCAAGAACTGTGAAGGCAAGCTGCCTGTTGCAGGCGAGTTCTCCGCTGACGACAAGGCTATCTTGCAGCAGGCTGATGAGATGCTTGAAAAGTGTCGCAGCTTCATGGCCAAGCAGGAAATCCATCACGCTCTGGCGTGCATCTGGTCAACCGTTGGAGAAGCAAACCGTTACTTCGCTTCTCAGGAGCCATGGGCGCTGAAGAAAACCGACCCGGAACGCATGGGTACAGTGCTTTACACCACTGCAGAGATCATCCGTCAGGTTGGTATTCTGGCACAGCCAGTCATGCCGACGTCTGCAGGAAAATTGCTGGATCTGCTGGTGCTTTCCGACGATGAGCGGTCTTTTGCGGAGCTGGGTGAAGCTGGCCGTCTGCAAAGCGGTCGTGAACTGCCAAAGCCACAGGGCGTGTTCCCACGCTATGTTGAGCCGGAAACCGCAGAATAA